From Plectropomus leopardus isolate mb chromosome 4, YSFRI_Pleo_2.0, whole genome shotgun sequence, the proteins below share one genomic window:
- the lcorl gene encoding uncharacterized protein lcorl isoform X1 produces the protein MATVQCSKCTAERKGFRRELDSWRHTLIHCVGFESILEGIYGPLLLRDLNLFDDCEPEEVDDWSPETSCSQCSFCNLPLEKLSSDQVQSATSPLSSPSDYSPCQAPAISESSQSAHRFLQAVFHKKDVSLGCESNIPLVAQELMKKMVHQFALEYASKCLLHTNSNGVTTRTSSPLSQALDAPLDLTVSRAGEEKEIESDPDGVLDLSNRNSACSATSSSSKHKASGSLLPSFTEELGDLGQRGTKSRQSSALGAVLSPLCSAHRSLLYQILKLARQEKLLLFLNHRPVGQTESHCCHCGVNPQDIVTPNAVPFSECKTHNISPYYPLIDCDHQGHGSAVYHPGDSKSNCSIHHYPLTDCKGDAPLGSSYCCVQRCRMETYTVLCPKRLHCISCQSLAVGRINNLVCSFASSNSLSKSPSLCTPSSSLCPSSSVCCNQHNPHSCRCYSNHACLTQVRSTIERAVGDGDPPCPVLKREQSPSPPPLSPIPSDINKKTDEKPPSLLHHRQEDDVDLMVKDGLVNASHQEADVITATAEERGCRTPRSSQAEQNSNGTSLQDVVNRFSEKLETIRPIEKDPQLVSTAINVCEKEQPQCPSTSQKPQFQDDAHLTEIITTVLHTGRASDYNLSELFNRHDSKEPKSPNTRSRRRQEVLAAIATPADDASTRRQTLQIKRELAMLDQSYNRRKMPLAKRAKLKDGCVTVTTSPASSDLVKEESKRDIEVGVEPVENHKVRKGPLNILTAESDKGEVKEEIQTIIVTEEVQIIKAEEREREISTEEKDLAHSDTQIPTPEPNVNQGSKGDSVQTQVMTRTATSAKPCSRPCKEDGMGSGAGSDKNHKEAPAAQSSDRATRPGKGKDSHSAFRDKQKHHSQHTKDARKSRRNIVPPQRFSSYVTEPRKMFFVACFSESIFNQKPQKDKILTSSTLDALSKDPDAEDILPKSKREVPLSLPDHTMKPVLETTPKEQCGPSYMESKGLSTNKASPKTMATKEKSPTKQSPDNRTDGSNCVAKPFGRLHSSPKRQRDLRTASRTPQNPSQIDVTIKSTSCVESPPNSQVQYTSPIKLMFVSPVKDKEGVRYSLKSATSGSNAQEPFDPCVESSWSGTPKKHKRQRTESLTSQAKSISSPLKSATSPAKSASSPLKSASSPGKSTSSRAKSTSSSPKSVSSPVKAASSPKSASSSPKSTSSPKSASSSLKSVSWPTKPASSPKSVSSPAKSVSSSPKIGSRRSGESTPTKRGAESQRSQGDSSSFHETTPKRRPGRPKKLGPQLEQKAKRPIGRPRKEKAVDSEMGAKCVNGKSVVASDIVENVNKNLKITVVYGRSRRNKRMVSEGFDQLQTEFHDACQAVGLKSDLGILMHNSKTISGSVKTASTELSEELNFVSPVKESSPQSSSNIKCQKQDDSVPSRKPGRPAKVKISGISVTVTTVSPRQRKIQINKDTRQSPETLIHKKVLLPEFKSAKEPRTISRQSTSRSSQTEEGITTKDECKDKLPNEPVAVRHSMRVRKPSIHFLHAVATSTSRSYSHSNALLRRSKKLLLNKASNERRQEEQQSSVDTLREKRQPCVQDRKNISQDLSRVAGVSVDSIFPPKETLRWWAASAEENTMNQELARRIRLISDSWVSNTVENQDKETALNSKLGSKSKSSFARNSKHSSVVRTLFDCSPNKPRSCSMQQICSWFMQTTETRSLSIVKKASSRNPYELMHFPRSTNKKSLCHSPQAERLRKHIKKFAKTVPKSPLQHQRAQRRLRKRNEASLSTQKIRRQLFTARFATGRLNHGTQWWRSRVFGRYQTTLFRASTRFLTRKERERWQKRQRNKKNIKVATSFSNRHVVTGLKPKRKALPTSAKDQLSDCLENGSATSSFGQTQEPVDVPKEQNLCSKAWSPERLKECRVFLKKINSPGNESTEEEWDSCTVTLDDGSPPAYLFAGRERELVGVVKAVKTERQRSTRRTASRELEVSAPISVQEQDEKPVGRQKGKYKSPGVVSAEPPQPPPAKMLRQSRMRGLTGQRWCDCLVITFASFIEYQLLLNFKSLQHLLVLSFFFNRKLNEAQSLHLPGKRTVVQRGAFGH, from the exons ATGGCGACAGTGCAGTGCTCCAAATGCACGGCCGAAAGAAAAGGATTTCGGCGGGAACTTGATTCGTGGCGACACACATTGATACACTGCGTTG GGTTTGAAAGTATTCTGGAGGGAATATATGGCCCACTGCTGCTGAGGGACCTCAATTTATTTGATG ATTGTGAACCTGAAGAGGTGGATGATTGGTCCCCAGAAACAAGTTGCTCTCAGTGTTCATTCTGCAACCTTCCCCTGGAGAAACTCAGCAGT gatCAAGTACAGTCAGCCACGTcgcccctctcctccccctctgaTTACTCTCCCTGTCAGGCTCCAGCTATCTCTGAGAGCAGCCAATCAGCACACAGGTTCCTCCAAGCTGTGTTTCACAAGAAAG ATGTGTCCTTGGGCTGTGAGTCCAACATCCCTCTGGTTGCCCAGGAGCTAATGAAGAAGATGGTACATCAGTTTGCCTTGGAGTACGCATCCAAGTGCCTACTCCACACCAATTCAAATGGCGTTACAACAAGGACCTCATCACCTCTGTCACAAGCATTAGATGCTCCTCTGGACCTCACAGTGAGCCGAGCCGGGGAGGAGAAAGAGATCGAAAGTGACCCAG ATGGCGTGCTCGACCTCTCCAACAGGAACTCTGCCTGCTCAGcaacttcatcatcatccaaACACAAAGCCTCAGG CTCCCTGCTGCCATCATTTACGGAAGAATTGGGAGATCTGGGACAGCGAGGGACCAAGAGTCGTCAGAGCTCTGCATTGGGTGCCGTTCTCAGCCCACTCTGCTCAGCACACCGTTCCTTACTCTACCAGATCCTGAAGCTGGCACGCCAGGAAAAATTGCTTTTGTTCCTTAATCACCGACCTGTAGGTCAAACTGAATCTCACTGCTGTCATTGTGGCGTAAACCCACAGGATATTGTTACCCCTAATGCAGTCCCCTTTAGTGAATGTAAAACCCATAACATCAGCCCATACTACCCTTTAATTGATTGTGATCATCAAGGTCATGGCAGCGCAGTATATCATCCAGGAGATTCCAAGTCCAATTGTAGCATCCATCACTACCCTTTAACAGACTGTAAAGGTGATGCTCCTCTTGGCTCAAGCTACTGCTGTGTGCAGAGGTGCAGGATGGAAACCTACACTGTTTTGTGCCCCAAAAGGCTgcactgcatttcctgccaaaGCCTGGCTGTAGGTCGCATCAACAACTTAGTGTGTTCATTTGCATCCTCTAATTCATTATCCAAATCCCCTTCACTGTGCACTCCCTCCTCTAGCTTATGCCCTTCCTCATCAGTCTGCTGTAACCAACACAACCCCCACTCCTGTCGCTGTTATTCAAATCATGCCTGTCTGACGCAGGTGAGGAGCACAATAGAACGGGCAGTTGGAGATGGGGATCCTCCTTGTCCTGTCCTGAAGAGAGAGCAGagtccctctcctcctcctctgtccccaATTCCCTCAGACAtcaacaagaaaactgatgaaaagcCACCTTCCCTCCTTCACCATAGACAAGAGGATGATGTTGACCTAATGGTTAAAGATGGTCTTGTGAATGCAAGCCACCAGGAAGCAGATGTGATTACAGCGACAGCAGAGGAGCGAGGATGTAGGACCCCTAGAAGTAGTCAGGCTGAGCAGAACTCAAATGGGACTTCACTGCAAGATGTTGTGAATCGCTTCAGTGAGAAACTGGAGACAATCAGACCTATAGAGAAGGACCCACAGCTGGTTTCCACAGCCATTAATGTCTGTGAAAAAGAGCAGCCACAGTGTCCCTCAACCAGTCAGAAGCCGCAGTTTCAGGATGATGCCCATTTGACTGAAATTATCACCACAGTGCTTCACACAGGCAGAGCTAGTGACTACAATCTAAGTGAACTGTTCAATCGCCATGATAGCAAAGAGCCCAAGTCACCTAATACCCGCTCCCGACGTCGCCAAGAAGTCCTTGCTGCTATAGCAACACCAGCTGATGATGCTTCAACCAGAAGGCAGACCTTACAAATTAAACGAGAGCTTGCCATGTTGGACCAGTCCTACAACAGGAGAAAGATGCCACTCGCAAAGAGAGCAAAATTGAAAGATGGATGTGTTACTGTAACTACATCACCCGCCTCATCAGATCTAGTTAAAGAGGAGTCTAAAAGAGACATAGAGGTAGGTGTTGAACCTGTAGAGAATCATAAAGTTAGGAAGGGACCACTGAACATTCTCACTGCAGAAAGTGACAAGGGTGAAGTAAAAGAGGAGATTCAGACAATTATAGTAACAGAGGAAGTTCAGATCATCaaagcagaagagagagaaCGGGAAATATCCACAGAGGAAAAAGATCTTGCTCACTCAGATACTCAAATACCCACCCCTGAGCCAAATGTTAATCAAGGCTCAAAGGGTGACAGTGTACAAACACAGGTAATGACAAGAACTGCAACCTCAGCAAAACCGTGTAGCAGGCCATGTAAAGAGGATGGTATGGGTAGTGGGGCTGGAAGTGATAAAAACCATAAAGAAGCCCCAGCAGCTCAAAGCTCTGACAGAGCCACTAGACCAGGTAAAGGGAAAGATAGCCACAGTGCTTTTAGAGATAAGCAGAAACATCATTCACAACACACCAAGGACGCAAGGAAATCCAGGAGAAATATAGTGCCCCCACAGCGGTTCTCCTCCTATGTCACAGAGCCCAGGAAAATGTTCTTTGTTGCATGTTTCTCTGAAAGCATCTTTAACCAGAAACCACAAAAGGACAAAATTTTGACATCTAGCACCCTGGATGCTTTATCCAAAGATCCAGATGCTGAGGACATCCTGCCCAAATCAAAAAGGGAAGTCCCTCTGTCCTTACCTGACCACACAATGAAGCCTGTACTTGAAACAACACCGAAAGAACAATGTGGACCATCCTACATGGAGTCAAAAGGTCTTTCCACAAACAAGGCTTCCCCAAAAACTATGGCCACCAAAGAGAAGAGTCCTACAAAACAGAGTCCAGACAATAGGACAGATGGCAGCAACTGTGTAGCCAAACCGTTTGGAAGGCTACATTCATCTCCAAAAAGGCAACGGGACTTAAGGACAGCTTCAAGAACTCCCCAAAATCCATCACAGATAGATGTCACCATAAAGTCCACTTCCTGTGTTGAGAGCCCTCCAAACTCCCAAGTCCAGTACACTAGTCCAATAAAGCTCATGTTTGTATCCCCAGTAAAGGATAAGGAAGGGGTCAGATATAGTCTTAAATCGGCAACTTCTGGTTCTAATGCACAGGAACCCTTTGACCCATGTGTAGAGTCTTCATGGTCAGGAACAcctaagaaacacaaaagacagagaACTGAGTCTCTTACTTCACAAGCAAAATCTATTTCCTCACCACTAAAGTCTGCTACCTCACCTGCAAAATCTGCTTCTTCACCACTCAAGTCAGCTTCTTCACCAGGCAAGTCTACTTCTTCACGAGCCAAGTCTACTTCTTCATCACCCAAGTCTGTTTCTTCACCAGTCAAGGCTGCTTCATCACCCAAGTCAGCTTCTTCATCACCAAAGTCTACTTCTTCACCCAAGTCAGCATCTTCATCACTCAAGTCTGTTTCGTGGCCAACCAAACCTGCTTCTTCCCCCAAGTCAGTTTCTTCACCAGCCAAGTCTGTTTCATCATCACCTAAAATAGGTTCCAGAAGATCAGGCGAAAGTACTCCAACTAAACGTGGAGCTGAGAGCCAGAGATCACAAGGTGACTCATCATCTTTTCATGAAACCACTCCAAAAAGGCGTCCGGGACGACCAAAGAAGCTTGGGCCACAGCTTGAGCAAAAGGCAAAGAGGCCAATTGGTCGACCACGCAAGGAAAAAGCTGTGGATTCAGAAATGGGGGCAAAATGTGTAAATGGAAAATCAGTTGTTGCATCTGACATTGTGGAGAATGTAAACAAGAACCTTAAAATAACAGTAGTGTATGGCCGTTCTCGGAGGAACAAACGAATGGTGTCTGAGGGCTTTGACCAGTTGCAAACAGAGTTCCATGATGCTTGTCAAGCAGTGGGCCTTAAAAGTGACTTGGGCATTTTAATGCATAACTCTAAGACCATCTCAGGTAGTGTCAAAACAGCCTCAACAGAATTGTCTGAGGAATTAAATTTTGTCAGCCCTGTAAAAGAGTCATCCCCTCAATCTAGCAGTAACATCAAATGTCAGAAGCAGGATGATTCAGTACCCTCAAGGAAACCAGGTAGACCCGCAAAAGTTAAAATCTCTGGAATTTCCGTCACAGTAACCACAGTGTCACCTCGGCAGCGTAAGATTCAGATAAATAAGGATACTCGGCAGTCTCCTGAAACACTAATTCATAAGAAGGTACTCCTACCAGAATTCAAATCTGCCAAAGAGCCCAGGACAATCAGTCGCCAGTCAACAAGCAGAAGCAGTCAAACAGAAGAAGGAATAACAACAAAAGATGAATGTAAAGACAAACTGCCAAATGAGCCTGTAGCAGTGCGTCACTCAATGAGAGTGAGAAAGCCCTCAATACACTTTCTGCATGCTGTTGCCACCTCCACCTCTAGATCATACAGCCATAGTAATGCTCTGTTACGACGCTCCAAAAAACTTCTGTTAAACAAGGCCAGCAATGAAAGGAGACAGGAGGAGCAACAGAGTAGTGTAGATACGttaagagagaaaagacagccTTGTGTTCAAGACAGGAAGAACATCTCTCAGGACCTGAGCAGAGTGGCAGGGGTGTCTGTCGACTCAATCTTTCCCCCGAAAGAGACGCTAAGGTGGTGGGCAGCATCAGCAGAGGAAAACACTATGAACCAGGAGCTTGCTAGGCGAATACGACTCATCTCTGACTCTTGGGTCTCAAACACTGTAGAGAACCAGGATAAAGAAACTGCCTTAAATTCAAAACTAGGCAGTAAAAGCAAAAGTTCATTTGCCAGGAATTCAAAACATTCCTCTGTGGTTCGGACACTGTTTGACTGCTCTCCCAACAAACCAAGGTCCTGTAGCATGCAGCAGATCTGTTCCTGGTTTATGCAGACCACAGAGACACGGTCTCTGTCTATTGTGAAGAAGGCAAGCTCCCGTAATCCTTACGAACTTATGCACTTCCCTCGTTCTACCAATAAAAAGAGTCTTTGCCATAGTCCTCAAGCAGAGCGACTCCGCAAACACATCAAGAAATTTGCCAAGACAGTGCCAAAAAGTCCTTTGCAACATCAACGGGCCCAAAGAAGGTTGAGGAAGAGAAATGAGGCATCTCTGTCCACACAAAAGATTAGGCGACAACTTTTCACTGCCCGCTTTGCGACAGGTAGGCTCAATCATGGAACCCAATGGTGGCGAAGCAGAGTATTTGGCAGATACCAGACCACCCTATTTAGAGCAAGTACAAGGTTCCTAACCCGAAAAGAAAGGGAGAGGTGGCAAAAGAGGCAGAGgaataagaaaaacataaaagtagccACAAGTTTTTCAAATAGACATGTAGTGACTGGACTAAAACCTAAACGTAAAGCATTACCCACATCAGCAAAAGATCAGTTATCTGACTGTTTGGAGAATGGTTCTGCCACCAGTTCTTTTGGCCAAACTCAGGAGCCTGTGGATGTACCCAAAGAGCAGAACCTCTGCTCTAAAGCCTGGAGTCCTGAGAGACTGAAAGAATGCCGGGTGTTTCTAAAAAAGATCAACTCTCCAGGCAATGAATCAACTGAGGAAGAGTGGGACTCCTGTACAGTGACACTGGATGACGGGTCACCTCCTGCATATCTCTTTGCAGGAAGGGAAAGAGAACTGGTAGGAGTTGTTAAAGCTGTGAAAACTGAAAGACAAAGGAGCACGAGAAGAACTGCCTCAAGAGAATTGGAAGTTTCTGCACCTATATCAGTCCAAGAGCAGGATGAGAAGCCAGTGGGGAGGCAAAAAGGCAAATACAAAAGTCCTGGGGTTGTGTCTGCTGaaccaccacaaccaccaccaGCGAAGATGTTGAGACAATCGCGAATGAGGGGCCTAACCGGGCAGAGGTGGTGTGACTGTTTGGTAATTACCTTTGCTTCTTTTATTGAATATCAACTTTTATTAAACTTCAAATCACTGCAGCATTTACTTgtgctctctttcttttttaacagaaaactaAATGAAGCTCAAAGCCTCCATCTACCTGGAAAACGGACTGTGGTTCAACGTGGTGCCTTTGGACATTGA